In one window of Macrotis lagotis isolate mMagLag1 chromosome 5, bilby.v1.9.chrom.fasta, whole genome shotgun sequence DNA:
- the SLC16A1 gene encoding monocarboxylate transporter 1 gives MAPPVGGPQGYTPPEGGWGWVVVVGSFISIGFSYAFAKSITVFFKEIEVIFNASASQVSWISSIMLAVTYGGGPISSILVNKYGSRPVMMFGGFLSGCGLVAASFCNTVQELYFCIGVIGGLGLSFNLNPALTMIGRYFYKKRPLANGLAMAGSPVFLSTLAPINQIFFDIFGWRGSFLILGGLLLNCCVAGSLMRPIGPKPNQKETSKEALQETGKLNSSQKGSGDASRDLISGNSKQGKRSVLQTINKFLDFSLFKHRGFLLYLSGNVLMFFGLFTPLVFLSNYAKSQSIPKESAAFLLSILAFVDMVARPSMGLVANTKWVRPRIQYYFALSVISNGICHLLVPLNTTYFGFAIYAAFFGFAFGWLSSVLFETLMDLVGTQRFSSAVGLLTIMECCPVLLGPPLLGRLNDIYGNYKYTYWACGAILIVSGIYLFIGMGINYRLLAKEQEAEEELKKEEREEETNIDNIETEKETNKTEESAQQELQEDPKEEENPI, from the exons ATGGCACCACCAGTTGGAGGTCCCCAGGGATATACCCCACCAGAAGGAGGCTGGGGGTGGGTTGTGGTTGTTGGATCTTTCATTTCTATTGGCTTCTCTTATGCATTTGCCAAATCAATTACTGTATTCTTCAAAGAGATTGAAGTCATCTTCAACGCCTCTGCTAGTCAAGTCTCATGGATATCTTCCATCATGTTGGCTGTTACCTATGGAGGAG GTCCCATTAGCAGTATTCTGGTGAACAAGTATGGCAGCCGACCAGTAATGATGTTTGGTGGCTTCCTATCAGGATGTGGTTTGGTTGCTGCTTCATTCTGTAACACTGTGCAAGAGCTGTACTTTTGTATTGGAGTCATTGGCG GTCTTGGACTCTCCTTCAACTTAAATCCTGCCTTAACTATGATCGGCAGATATTTCTACAAAAAGCGTCCATTGGCAAACGGCTTGGCTATGGCAGGGAGCCCTGTTTTCCTCTCTACCCTGGCCCCTATCAATCagattttctttgatatctttggctGGAGGGGCAGCTTCTTAATTCTTGGAGGTTTGCTACTCAACTGCTGTGTGGCTGGCTCTCTTATGCGACCAATAGGACCCaaaccaaatcaaaaagaaacatCTAAAGAAGCCCTCCAGGAAACAGGGAAGTTGAACTCCTCCCAGAAAGGTTCTGGGGATGCCAGTAGAGATCTTATTTCTGGAAACAGTAAGCAGGGGAAGCGTTCTGTCCTCCAAACAATTAATAAGTTCCTGGATTTTTCCCTGTTCAAGCATAGAGGCTTTTTACTGTACCTCTCTGGCAATGTGCTCATGTTTTTTGGATTATTTACTCCCTTAGTTTTTCTTAGTAATTATGCCAAAAGTCAGAGTATACCGAAAGAGTCTGCTGCCTTTCTGCTCTCCATTTTAGCTTTTGTTGACATGGTAGCCAGACCCTCCATGGGCCTTGTAGCCAACACAAAGTGGGTGAGACCTCGAATACAGTATTATTTTGCTCTCTCAGTGATTAGTAATGGTATATGCCACCTGTTGGTTCCCCTAAACACCACTTACTTTGGTTTTGCTATCTACGCGGCATTCTTCGGATTTGCATTTGGCTGGCTCAGCTCAGTATTGTTTGAAACACTAATGGACCTTGTTGGAACCCAGAGATTCTCCAGTGCTGTGGGCTTGTTGACGATCATGGAGTGCTGTCCTGTCCTCCTGGGGCCACCACTTTTAG gTCGTCTCAATGATATATATGGAAACTACAAATATACATACTGGGCCTGCGGTGCCATCCTGATCGTGTCGGGCATCTACCTCTTTATTGGTATGGGCATCAATTATCGCCTTTTGGCAAAAGAACAGGAAGCAGAGGAGgaactaaaaaaggaagaaagagaagaagaaaccaaCATAGATAATATTGAGACGGAAAAAGAAACCAATAAGACTGAGGAGTCTGCCCAGCAAGAACTCCAAGAAGAccccaaagaagaagaaaatcctATTTAA